A genomic segment from Streptosporangium roseum DSM 43021 encodes:
- a CDS encoding metal ABC transporter substrate-binding protein, translating to MVSDFSRRMRMRGAGLLALTTVLATTAACGSGSADSARPGGAPGGRTDVTAALYPLQWLAERVGGPDVAVTGLTKPGVEPHDLELTPVQVAGLEKTALVAYIKGVQPAVDEAVEQHAADRGFDAAAAVKTLPAVAGEEEHAGEEEHGHEVAYDPHIWLDPSRFATVATMLGDKLAAADPAHAQGYKDRAAKTAADLGALDGELTRGLSKCASTAIVTSHGAFGYLADRYKLRQIGISGLDPDAEPSPARLAEVAKVSKQEKVTTIFTETLVSPKVAEVLAQEVGAKTAVLDPVESQPASGDYLSAMRQNLTALQAALSCS from the coding sequence ATGGTGTCCGACTTTTCCCGACGTATGCGCATGCGTGGCGCGGGTCTGCTTGCTCTCACGACCGTTCTCGCCACCACCGCCGCCTGCGGTTCCGGCTCAGCCGACTCCGCCCGGCCGGGCGGTGCGCCGGGAGGCAGGACCGACGTCACCGCGGCCTTGTATCCGCTGCAGTGGCTGGCCGAGCGGGTGGGCGGCCCCGACGTCGCCGTCACGGGCCTGACCAAGCCAGGCGTCGAGCCGCACGATCTGGAGCTGACGCCCGTCCAGGTGGCCGGGCTGGAGAAGACCGCCCTGGTCGCCTATATCAAGGGCGTGCAGCCCGCCGTGGACGAGGCGGTCGAGCAGCACGCCGCCGACCGGGGCTTCGACGCGGCGGCAGCGGTCAAGACCCTCCCGGCGGTCGCCGGCGAGGAGGAGCACGCGGGTGAGGAGGAGCACGGCCACGAGGTCGCCTACGACCCGCACATCTGGCTCGACCCGTCCCGTTTCGCGACCGTCGCGACCATGCTCGGCGACAAGCTCGCCGCCGCCGACCCGGCGCACGCCCAGGGCTACAAGGACCGCGCCGCCAAGACCGCCGCCGACCTCGGCGCCCTGGACGGCGAGCTGACGCGGGGGCTGAGCAAGTGCGCCTCCACGGCCATCGTCACCAGCCACGGCGCGTTCGGCTACCTCGCCGACCGCTACAAGCTCCGCCAGATCGGGATCAGCGGCCTCGACCCGGACGCCGAGCCCTCCCCCGCCCGGCTGGCCGAAGTGGCGAAAGTGTCCAAGCAGGAGAAAGTGACTACGATTTTCACCGAGACCCTCGTCAGCCCCAAGGTCGCCGAGGTGCTCGCCCAGGAGGTCGGCGCCAAGACCGCGGTCCTGGACCCGGTCGAGAGCCAGCCGGCGAGCGGCGACTACCTGTCCGCCATGCGCCAGAACCTCACCGCACTTCAGGCGGCACTCAGCTGCTCGTAA
- a CDS encoding glycine--tRNA ligase, translating into MARRTDIMDTIVSLAKRRGLVYPSSEIYGGLRASWDYGPLGVELKSNVKRQWWKSMVQGRDDVVGLDSSVILAREVWQASGHVDTFTDPLTECQACHKRYRADHLEEAYEEKHGKPAVNGLADITCPNCGNKGSFTAPKQFSGLLKTYLGAVEDESGLAYLRPETAQGIFINYLNVQQSARKKIPFGIGQIGKSFRNEITPGNFIFRTREFEQMEMEFFVKPGTDEEWHQYWIDERFRWYTDLGISQDNLRIYEHPQEKLSHYSKRTVDIEYRFNFTGSEWGELEGVANRTDFDLTAHGKASGTDLSFFEQDTGERYVPYVIEPAAGVDRATLTFLLDAYTEDEAPNAKGVMEKRTVMRLDHRLAPVKVAVLPLSRNADLSPKAKDLAAQLRRRWNVEFDDAGAIGRRYRRQDEIGTPFCITVDFDTLDDQAVTIRERDSMAQERVALDQVEAYLRQHLND; encoded by the coding sequence ATGGCACGCCGTACGGACATCATGGACACCATCGTCAGCCTCGCCAAGCGACGTGGCCTTGTCTATCCCTCCAGCGAGATCTACGGCGGCCTGCGCGCCTCATGGGACTACGGGCCGCTGGGCGTGGAGCTCAAGAGCAACGTGAAGCGGCAGTGGTGGAAGAGCATGGTGCAGGGCCGTGACGACGTGGTCGGCCTTGACTCCTCGGTGATCCTGGCCCGTGAGGTGTGGCAGGCCAGCGGCCACGTGGACACCTTCACCGACCCGCTGACCGAGTGCCAGGCGTGCCACAAGCGCTACCGCGCCGACCACCTCGAAGAGGCCTACGAGGAGAAGCACGGCAAGCCGGCGGTCAACGGCCTGGCCGACATCACCTGCCCCAACTGCGGCAACAAGGGCTCCTTCACCGCGCCCAAGCAGTTCAGCGGCCTGCTGAAGACCTATCTCGGCGCGGTCGAGGACGAGTCCGGCCTGGCCTACCTCCGGCCGGAGACCGCCCAGGGCATCTTCATCAACTACCTCAACGTGCAGCAGTCCGCGCGCAAGAAGATCCCGTTCGGCATCGGCCAGATCGGCAAGTCGTTCCGCAACGAGATCACCCCGGGCAACTTCATCTTCCGCACCCGCGAGTTCGAGCAGATGGAGATGGAGTTCTTCGTCAAGCCGGGCACCGACGAGGAGTGGCACCAGTACTGGATCGACGAGCGCTTCCGCTGGTACACCGACCTGGGCATCAGCCAGGACAACCTCCGCATCTACGAGCACCCGCAGGAGAAGCTGTCCCACTACTCCAAGCGGACCGTCGACATCGAGTACCGCTTCAACTTCACCGGCAGCGAGTGGGGCGAGCTGGAGGGCGTCGCCAACCGCACCGACTTCGACCTGACCGCGCACGGCAAGGCCTCCGGCACCGACCTCAGCTTCTTCGAGCAGGACACCGGTGAGCGCTACGTCCCGTACGTGATCGAGCCGGCCGCCGGTGTCGACCGCGCCACCCTCACCTTCCTGCTCGACGCCTACACCGAGGACGAGGCGCCCAACGCCAAGGGCGTCATGGAGAAGCGGACGGTCATGCGGCTGGACCACCGTCTCGCGCCGGTCAAGGTCGCCGTTCTCCCGCTGTCGCGCAACGCCGATCTGTCGCCGAAGGCCAAGGACCTGGCCGCCCAGCTCCGCCGCCGGTGGAACGTCGAGTTCGACGACGCGGGCGCGATCGGCCGCCGCTACCGCCGCCAGGACGAGATCGGCACGCCGTTCTGCATCACCGTCGACTTCGACACCCTCGACGACCAGGCGGTGACCATCCGCGAGCGCGACTCGATGGCCCAGGAGCGCGTGGCCCTCGACCAGGTGGAGGCCTACCTCCGCCAGCACCTCAACGACTGA
- a CDS encoding antibiotic biosynthesis monooxygenase family protein: MLALIRYSVPSGQTGEFLAQAHDILDTLAGQPGYVRGRVTRSVDEPELWALVSEWEGAGFYRRALGAARMAMYPLMTLMINEPSAYEDVDRP, from the coding sequence ATGCTTGCTCTCATCCGTTACTCGGTGCCCTCCGGCCAGACCGGGGAGTTCCTTGCCCAGGCGCATGACATCCTCGACACCCTGGCCGGGCAGCCCGGCTACGTGCGCGGCCGCGTGACCCGCTCGGTGGACGAGCCGGAGCTGTGGGCGCTGGTCAGTGAGTGGGAGGGGGCGGGGTTCTACCGGCGCGCGCTGGGGGCCGCGCGGATGGCGATGTATCCGCTGATGACGTTGATGATCAACGAGCCGAGCGCCTACGAGGACGTGGACCGTCCCTGA
- the ppdK gene encoding pyruvate, phosphate dikinase: protein MPKYVYDFTEGNKDLKDLLGGKGANLAEMTNLGLPVPPGFTITTDACRRFLEDGTLPDGLEEEVSLHLAALEEQMGRRLGQADDPLLVSVRSGAKFSMPGMMDTVLNIGLNDESVHGLAKQAGGNERFAWDSYRRLIQMFGKTVQGIEAALFDDALEEIKNGRDDLELEAADFQRLVETYKGVVRAQTGQDFPADPHQQMRMAVKAVFDSWNAPRAILYRRQERIPADLGTAVNICSMVFGNCGMDSGTGVAFTRDPGSGHQGVYGDYLQNAQGEDVVAGIRNTMSLQELEGIDKPVYDELMQIMEKLENHYRDLCDIEFTVERGKLWMLQTRVGKRTAGAAFRIAVQLADQGLIDLDEAVTRVTGAQLAQLMFPRFGRDADSTKITTGMNASPGAAVGKAVFSSERAVELAARGEAVILVRHETNPDDLSGMIAAQGVLTSRGGKTSHAAVVARGMGKTCVCGAEELEVSAKERRFTAPGGVVVSEGDVISIDGSSGAVYLGEVPVVASPVVEYFEGALDQDDELVRAVHRIMSHADASRRLDVRANADNAEDAARARRFGAQGIGLCRTEHMFLGDRRQLVEDLVLATSPQERERALAALEPLQKADFTEIFQAMEGLPVTIRLIDPPLHEFLPDHTELSVKVALAGEGADDKDRRLLAAVKRLHEQNPMLGLRGVRLGLVIPGLFAMQVRAIAEAASAVPGARAEIMIPLVAAVQELETVKDEARAILAEVGVEALVGTMIEVPRAALTAGQIAEAAEFFSFGTNDLTQMTWGFSRDDVEAAFFSKYLELGVFGVSPFESLDRDGVGRLVRIAAEEGRRTRPDLKLGICGEHGGDPDSIHFCHQAGLDYVSCSPFRIPVARLEAGRAALVCEGSDTR, encoded by the coding sequence GTGCCCAAGTACGTTTACGACTTCACCGAGGGCAACAAAGATCTCAAGGATCTGCTCGGCGGTAAGGGGGCCAACCTGGCCGAGATGACCAATCTCGGGTTGCCGGTGCCCCCCGGCTTCACCATCACCACCGACGCGTGCCGCCGGTTCCTCGAAGACGGCACGCTCCCCGACGGGCTGGAGGAGGAGGTCTCCCTGCACCTGGCCGCGCTGGAGGAGCAGATGGGCCGCCGCCTGGGCCAGGCCGACGACCCGCTGCTGGTGAGCGTGCGCTCCGGGGCGAAGTTCTCCATGCCCGGCATGATGGACACCGTCCTCAACATCGGGCTCAACGACGAGTCGGTGCACGGCCTGGCCAAGCAGGCCGGCGGCAACGAGCGCTTCGCCTGGGACTCCTACCGGCGTCTCATCCAGATGTTCGGCAAGACCGTTCAGGGCATCGAGGCCGCGCTGTTCGACGACGCCCTTGAGGAGATCAAGAACGGCCGCGACGACCTGGAGCTGGAGGCGGCCGACTTCCAGCGGCTCGTCGAGACCTACAAGGGCGTCGTCCGGGCCCAGACCGGACAGGACTTCCCCGCCGACCCGCACCAGCAGATGCGCATGGCCGTCAAGGCGGTCTTCGACTCCTGGAACGCCCCTCGCGCCATCCTCTACCGCCGCCAGGAGCGCATCCCCGCCGACCTCGGCACGGCGGTCAACATCTGCTCGATGGTCTTCGGCAACTGCGGCATGGACTCCGGCACGGGCGTGGCCTTCACCCGTGACCCCGGCAGCGGTCACCAGGGCGTCTACGGCGACTACCTGCAGAACGCCCAGGGCGAGGACGTGGTCGCGGGCATCCGCAACACCATGTCGCTGCAGGAGCTGGAGGGCATCGACAAGCCCGTCTACGACGAGCTCATGCAGATCATGGAGAAGCTGGAGAACCACTACCGCGACCTGTGCGACATCGAGTTCACGGTCGAGCGCGGCAAGCTCTGGATGCTCCAGACCCGCGTGGGCAAGCGGACGGCGGGCGCCGCGTTCCGCATCGCCGTACAGCTCGCCGACCAGGGCCTGATCGACCTCGACGAGGCCGTGACCCGCGTCACCGGCGCCCAGCTCGCCCAGCTCATGTTCCCGCGTTTCGGCAGAGATGCGGACAGCACGAAGATCACCACGGGGATGAACGCCTCCCCGGGGGCGGCCGTCGGCAAGGCCGTCTTCTCCTCCGAGCGGGCCGTCGAACTCGCCGCCCGGGGCGAGGCCGTCATCCTGGTCCGCCACGAGACCAACCCCGACGACCTGTCGGGCATGATCGCCGCCCAGGGCGTCCTGACGAGCCGCGGCGGCAAGACCTCGCACGCGGCCGTGGTCGCCCGCGGCATGGGCAAGACCTGCGTCTGCGGTGCCGAGGAGCTGGAGGTCTCCGCCAAGGAGCGCAGGTTCACCGCCCCCGGCGGCGTCGTCGTCTCCGAGGGGGACGTCATCTCCATCGACGGCTCCAGCGGCGCCGTCTACCTCGGCGAGGTGCCCGTGGTCGCCTCCCCGGTCGTGGAGTACTTCGAGGGCGCGCTCGACCAGGACGACGAGCTCGTCCGGGCCGTGCACCGCATCATGAGCCACGCCGACGCCTCCCGGCGGCTGGACGTGCGGGCCAACGCCGACAACGCCGAGGACGCCGCCCGCGCCCGCCGGTTCGGCGCCCAGGGGATCGGGCTGTGCCGTACCGAGCACATGTTCCTCGGCGACCGCCGCCAGCTCGTCGAGGACCTGGTCCTGGCCACCTCCCCGCAGGAGCGGGAGCGGGCGCTGGCCGCGCTGGAGCCGCTGCAGAAGGCGGACTTCACCGAGATCTTCCAGGCGATGGAGGGCCTGCCCGTCACGATCCGCCTGATCGACCCGCCGCTGCACGAGTTCCTGCCCGACCATACCGAGCTGTCGGTGAAGGTCGCCCTCGCCGGCGAGGGGGCCGACGACAAGGACCGCAGGCTGCTGGCGGCGGTCAAGCGCCTGCACGAGCAGAACCCGATGCTGGGCCTGCGCGGTGTACGGCTCGGCCTGGTCATCCCTGGCCTGTTCGCCATGCAGGTCCGGGCGATCGCCGAGGCGGCCAGTGCCGTCCCCGGCGCCCGCGCGGAGATCATGATCCCGCTCGTCGCCGCCGTCCAGGAGCTGGAGACCGTCAAGGACGAGGCGCGGGCGATCCTCGCCGAGGTCGGCGTCGAGGCCCTGGTCGGCACGATGATCGAAGTGCCGCGGGCGGCGCTGACCGCCGGGCAGATCGCCGAGGCCGCGGAGTTCTTCTCCTTCGGCACCAACGACCTGACCCAGATGACCTGGGGTTTCTCCCGGGACGACGTCGAGGCCGCGTTCTTCTCCAAGTATCTGGAGCTGGGCGTCTTCGGTGTCTCGCCG
- a CDS encoding DUF6703 family protein: MAEKRSERSAHPLARQRPQQRRQRPLPPGEQFFTPGATGLRQKVEKRSAAPLVFLFQLPRWIAPVALVVLLLVGFAVPSFWGGLAVLPVIGFVGWLAYMSWPSLGARGRILRVALLTFLLLLAADRFGAF, encoded by the coding sequence GTGGCCGAAAAACGCAGCGAGCGCTCCGCACACCCCCTGGCCCGGCAGCGCCCCCAGCAGCGGAGACAGCGCCCGCTCCCGCCCGGCGAGCAGTTCTTCACCCCGGGGGCGACCGGCCTGCGGCAGAAGGTCGAGAAGCGCAGCGCGGCCCCGCTCGTCTTCCTGTTCCAGCTTCCCCGCTGGATCGCCCCGGTGGCACTCGTGGTCCTGCTCCTGGTCGGCTTCGCCGTGCCGTCCTTCTGGGGCGGCCTCGCGGTGCTGCCGGTGATCGGGTTCGTCGGCTGGCTCGCCTACATGTCGTGGCCCTCGCTCGGCGCCCGGGGGCGTATCCTGCGCGTCGCCCTCCTCACCTTCCTGCTGCTCCTGGCGGCCGACCGGTTCGGGGCCTTCTAG